CTCGACGGTCCCGCCGCCACCGCCGCCACCGCCGTCGCCGCCCGTCCCGTCTCCGGTCCCGTCCGTTCCGTTACCTGCTCCGGGCCCCGCGCCGTCCTGGCAGCCGGCGAGCCCGACCGCGCCGGCCACGCCGACGGCCTTGACGAACCGCCGCCGCGAACTCGACGCTCCGGGCCCACTCTCCGCTCCCGACGATGAGTTCTGGGACATATCTCTCACGATCGATGCTGCCAGACTAAGGTATAGTCCGCCATCCGCTGACACGCTCGGGATAACCGCGGGTTACCGCCGGCCCCGCTGTCGAAACGGTCGCCGCCGATTTGATGACGGGTGCCCGACATACCGCATGGAACTCGTCGGTCACCGGGGTTGCCCCGACCACGGTCCGGAGAACACCGCCCGGGCGGTCGCGTCGGCCGCGCGCCACCTCCCCGCCGTCGAGGTCGACCTCCGGCGCTGCGGCTCGGGCGAACTCGTCGCCGCCCACGACGAGCGCGTCGACGGCTTCACCGACGGGACCGGCCGCGTCGCCGACCTCGACCTGGCGGCCTTGCGGGGCCTGCGCGTCGACGGCTCCGACGAGCCCGTCGCCACGTTCGCCGAGATTCTCGACGCCGCCCCCGTCGAAACGACGCTCCACGTCGAACTCAAAGAGCCCGGCCTCTGGCGGGACGTGCAGGCGACGCTGGACCGGACGGACCGGCCGCCCGTTCGCCTCTCGTCGTTCTCGGCGCCGGCGCTGGCCGAGATCGCCCGCTCGGAGTGGGACCCGGAGACGGGCCTGCTGTTCGGCGACCACCCGATCGCGAACCTTGACCTCGCGGCCGCGCTGGACTGCGCGAACGTCCACCCGCCCGCGGGGCTGTGTCTCGACCCCGGCGGTCGCGCCCTCGTCGAGCGAGCCCACGACGCCGGGTTCGGCGTCTACGCCTGGGGACTGGACGCGGCGGCCGGCGACCGGGAGAGTCGGTCGGCGACGGTCCGGGGGCTGGCCGACCGCGGCGTCGACGGCGTGACGACCGACACCTGGGACCTCCCGTCGCCGTAGCGACCGCCTACGGGCCGTAATCCACGCCTAGGCGACCGAACCGACGATACGCTCAAACGGGCGACCGCCGAACCGCGAGCCATGCGACGACTCCGGAGAGCCGACCGGTCGAACGGTGTCCGAGCCGCGCCCGCGGACTCGGTGTCCGGCGGGGAGGAACCGGGAACCGACGACCCGACGCCGGCGACGCTCGCGGAGGCGACGACGGCCGACGGCGAGGCGATGCTCGCCGACCTGGTCGAGGCGGGCGTCGTCGACGCGACCGGTGGCGACGCGCGACTCGCGGCCGACTTCGACGAACACCGGCGGACGGCGGTCGAACGGCTCCGCGCGCTCCCGCCCGACGACCTCGCGGCCGCGACGCTCGCCGTGGCGCCGACCGCGACGAGCGCCGAGGCGGTGACCGAGGGCGAGCGAACGTTCGTCGTGCTCTCGGACGGGTCGAGCGAGCCCGCGGGGGAGGTGTGGCTACGCCGACCCGTCGCGGTCGCCGAGACGGCCGCCGCGCTCGCGCTGGCGGAAACCGCCGACCTCGACGCGGACCGCCGGGCGGTCGCCGCCCACGGCCTCTCCGTCTACCTCGACGACTGCCCGGTCTGCGGGACCGACCTCGAAGCCCGCAAGGCCGGCGGCTGCTGCGGCCCGCCGCGCACCGACGCCGAGGGCCACCCGCTGCGGGCGCTCGTCTGCGTCGACTGCCGGACGCAGTTCGTCGCCTTCGAGTAGCCGCGGCGCCACTCGTCCGGTGTGACCCGCTATCTCCTCGCGACCGCGTCGGTCCACACGACCGCCGCGGCCGCCGACTACCTCGCCGACCGACTCGGCGCCGACGACGAGGTCGTCGTGCTCACGGCTTCGGAGCCCGACCTCGACGCCCGCGACGCCGGCGACGCCGCCAACGTCGCCCGGTCGCGGTTGCTGCCCGCGACCGTCGACGTGCTGGAACGGACGGGCGACCCCGCCGACGAGATCCGAACCGTCCTCGCCGAGCGAGACGCCGACGCGCTCCTGCTCGGGCCGCGCCGGGGTGACCCAGCGGCGAGCGGCGACGGTGACGGCCCGGCCGCCGGTTCCGCGCTCGGCTCGACGGTTCGCGCGCTGCTCGGTGACGTGGCCGTGCCGGTCGTGGTCGTGCCGGTGCCCGAGTCGTCGGAGCCCGCCTGACGCCGCGGTTCCCCTCGCATCGCCGCCGAGTGTCGCGGGAGTCGCCACCGGCGGCCGCGCCGGTCAGTCGTCCTCGGCCGCGAGCCCGATATCGGCGCCGTCGGCCTCGATACTCCCCGTGTCTGGCGTGGTCCGCTCGCCGCGGGCGGACTGGATCTTGCCGACCGCGACGGCACAGACGTAGATCCCCACGGCGAAGAGGACGATGACCCCGCCGGCCGTGACCCCGCCGTAGTAGGCGGCGGCGATGCCCAGCAACACCGCCAGTTCCGCGAGGACGACCGAGACCACGAGCGACTCGGAGAAGCTCCGGGACACCTGGGTCGCACCGGCGACCGGGACCACGAGCATCGCCGCGACGAGGATGACGCCCATGATCTGCATCGCGCCGACGACGACCATCGCCGTCAGCATCACCATCACGCGGTTGTACCAGTTGACGGGGATCCCCGAGACCTCGGCCGCGGTCTCGTCGAAGGTGACGTACAGCAGCTGGTTGCGCGTGACGGCCACCGTCCCGACGATGACGGCGAACAGCACCAGGAGGATGGCCGCGCTCTGTGGCGACACCGTCGAGAGGTTCCCGAAGAGGAACTGGTCGACGCCGACGGCGAGCCCGCCCGCGTTGAGGCTGATGAGGGTCGTTCCCAGCGCGAACCCCGTCGAGAGGACGATCGCCATCGACACGTCGTTGTAGGCGTCGGTGGTCTCGGAGATGAGTTCGATACAGAGCGCGGCGATCATCGCCACGATGACCGCGGTGAGGTACGGCGACACCCCCAGGTCGATGACGGCGTTGAGGAACAGCCCGACGGCGACGCCGGCGAACCCGGTGTGGGCCAGCGCGTCACCGATGAGCGCGAGCTGTCGGTGGACGAGGAAGGTCCCGATGAGCGGCGCCATCACGCCGACGCAGAGCCCGACGAGTATCGCCCGCTGCATGAACCGGAAGCGCGGGTTCAGCATCTCCAGGCCCGTGAGGTAGTACGCCCAGTCCATCAGCCAGTACCACTGCTCTAAGACCCACAGGAGGACGCCGAAGACGAGGTCGCCGACGGCGCCCAGCCCGCCCTGCAGGGGGAGCGCGAGCGACGGGTCCACGACCGACGGGGTCACCAGCGACGGGTCCACGGCGGCGAGGACGGTCGCCGCGAGCGCGGCCGCCGCTCCCGCGCTCATCCGTCGACCCCCGCCAGCGACCGCGCCCCGGGCCCGAACGCACGGGCCAGCGCGTCGCTGTCGACGAACTCGTCGGTCGGCCCGTCGAAGTACACCTCGCGGTTGAGACAGACGACGCGGTCGGCGTGTTCGACGACCGCCCCGAGGTCGTGCTCGATGAGCAGGACGGTGATCCCCTCGGCGTTCAGCGCCGCCAGCAGGTCGTAGAAGGCGTCGACCGACTCGGCGTCGACGCCGACGGTCGGCTCGTCTAAGACGAGCAGGTCGGCCTCGCCCGCCAGCGCCCGCGCGATGAACGCGCGCTGGCGCTGTCCGCCCGACAGCTGCGTGACGCGCCGGTCGGCGAACGCCGTCATCCCGACGGTCGCCAGCGCCTCGTCGACAACGGCCCAGTCCTCGCTCGATAGCCGCCCGAACCCGACGTGGGGGAACCGACCCATCTTCACCACCTCGCGGACGGTGATGGGCATCTCCTTCGCGGCGCTGGCGTGCTGGGAGACGTAGCCGACCCGCTCGCCGTCGTCGAAGCGGTCGGCGCGCTCGCCGAACAGGCGGGCCCGTCCCGCGTCGGGTTCGAGCAGCCCGAGCATCAGCTGCATCAGGGTCGACTTCCCCGAACCGTTCGGGCCCACGACCGCGACGTACTCGCCCGGGTCGACGGCCAGCGACACGTCCTCGACCACCGGCGTCGCCGTGTAGCCGAAGGTGACGCCCGCGAGATCGACGACCGGCTCGCTCGCCGTGGCCTCCGCGTCCGCCGCTGTGGTCGTCCGCTCGTCCGCTCTCTCCGCGGTTCCGGAGTCGATATTCTGCGAGTTCATCTCGGTTCGAAGTTCCGCCACTGTTCGAGCCACTCGGCCGACGGCGCCGCGTTCTCGGGCGTCTCGTTGCCGAGGACGATGTCGAGCGTCGGCATGTTGACGTTGTACGCGATCTCCTCGTAGCCCCAGTTCCGTGCGACCCACTCCTCGTGGACGCCGGCGTACGGCGTCACGGGGAAGTACGCCTCCACGTCCGTCTCGCGGACGAGCTGCTGGGCGGGGCGCTGGGACTCGAAGACGCCGTTGGCGATATACTTGATATCGTTCTCGCGGATGACTCGCTCGGCCTCGCGGATGTCGGCGGGCTTGACGTCGCCGCTCGCCGCGAGGCTGGTCACCAGCGGTCGCATCCGCACGCCGTAGCGCACCCCGAGGTACTGGAAGGCGTTGTGCGCGGCCAGCTGGACGACGTCGCGGCCGGACCGGTCGAAGATGGCCTCGTAGTCCGCGTCGATACGGTCGAGCACGTCGGACTTGTACGTCTCGGCGTTCTCGCGGAGGGCGTCGGCGTGTTCTGGGACGATCTCCGCGAACCCGTCGGCGATGTTGTCGACGGACCGCTTCGCGCGCCGCGGATCCAGCCAGAAGTGCGGGTCCTTCCCGCGCTGGGCGCCGACGCCCTCCTCGTCGCGGTCCAGCGACGCGGCGAGGTCCACCAGTTCGATCCCCTCCCGGACGTTGATCAGCGCCGTGTCCACGCCGTCGCCCTCGATGGTCCGGATAGCTCGGTCGGCCCAGGGCTGGAACTCCTCGCCGACGTGGACGAACGCGTCCGCCTCGATGATGCGCCGGGTGATGCTGGCGTTGGGCTCCCACCCGTGGCCGTGCAACCCCGTCGGGACGAGGTTCTCCACCGTCAGCGGGGTCCCCTCGGCGATCCGTCGGCCGAAGTCGAAGAAGCTGAAAAAGGACGCCACGGCGACCGGCTCGCTCCCGCCGTCGCCGTCGCTCCCGGCCTCGACCGGCGCGCTCGGGAGCGCCGTGCAACCGGCCACACCCGCCAGCATCGCCGCGCCGCCGGCGCGGAGCGCGTCCCGTCGCGTCACTGCCTGTTGGTCGTCTGTATCGTGTGACATGACTTAGCACCAAATCCAAAAATTAGACTTGTCTAATCCATAGTTCGTGAAAGGCACGTTTATATATTTCGGTCAGGGAAACAACTGCTGACGGGGCGCTGGGACGGCGACGGACACCGGCTCGTTCCCGCGGATCGCCGAACCGACGCCTCGGTCGGTACCGCCGTTCGGAGAACGTCGCGGGGGCGGCCGGTGCGGGAACCGTCGGTCCGCTACAGCCGGTCGAGGACGGCTTCGGCGTCGTAGTTGAGGGGTAGCTCCCGCGAGCGGCCCCGCCCCTCCACGTCGGCGTAGCTGGCGGCCGTCGACGTGCCCGTCGTGTCGTGCCACTGGTGGCACTGTAACCTACGCGTGGTCGTCGATCCAGCGGCACCACGCCTCGAACGCTTCGGCGCCGCACTGGTCGGCGATCGAGTGTAGTGTTCCGATCCGAACTTCCGTGTGCATCGGAACGTCTACGTTTCTGACCTCTCCGGTGTCGGCGTTCTCGTACCGGAGTCGAACGTGACTCCCGGATCGGGAGACAGGTTCGTACCCGAAGTCGGTCAGGACAGCGATGATCTCCCGTCCCGAGAACGTCGTCCGCACCATCAGCAGTCAACGAAGAAACTCGGGGAGCGGTCCGTCGGCGTCGCGCTCGTCCGGATCGACATCGAGTTCGTCTCGAAGGAACTCGTCGGGGTTTTCGATGGACTCGCCGCCGCCCTCGTGGAGTTCGAGTACCTCCGCGAGCTGTGCGAGCGCCTCCGCGCGGCTGTCGCCACCGCGTGCGAGCCCCGTCTCTAGGTCCCGTGCGGTGACTGTCCCGTCGTCCTCCCGGACGAACTCGACGCCGTCGGGACCGTCGCCGTCGGGGTCGTCGGTCGCGCTTGCCATACGCAGACGTTGCTCGGTTTCGGCGATAAACCTTCGCCCGTCAGCACCGGACTATTTCAATTCGACCAGCAGGCTCCGTGCGACCCGTTCGAACCCGAGTCCCCCGGCCAGCGCCACAGAGGCCGTCCACCGTTCGACCGTCCGATACTCCACGAGATGCCCGCGGTCGAGCGCGTGGGCGGTCGCCGCAGAGACCGCCGCCTTGGCGTGCCCCTCGCCGCGGTGTGCCGGGTGCGAAGCGACCGCGAGTTTCGCCACACCGTCGACGACGCCGTACTGGACCGCCGCGACCGGTCGGTCGGCTCGAAGCACTGCGAACGTCGGTACGTCGGCATCGACAGCGAGTCCCGAACGCACCCACTCCTCGACCGGACAGGGGTCGCGGAGCCAGTCGAGTCGACGGGGCTCGATCCGCCGGACCCCGCGTTCGACGGGATCGAAGGTGGTTTCGTCGCAGTACTCGACGAACTGGGGACCGAGCACGTCGTCGACTGCCGCCACGGGTTCGACCAGCGCCCGTGCCCCTTTGCGGTCGATATCGAACGGGACGTGGTCGGCGTGCTCCCGGAGCGCCTCGAGAAATGCGGGCGGTGCGCCGACGGCCCCGCCGCTCTCCCAACAGAGAATTTCGACGCCGTTCTGGCCCCATTCCGTCACCGTCGTCGCCGAGTCGAAGACCGACTCGGGGCGGCAACCGATGATGTCGGCCCAGTGGCGCCTGGCAGTTCCACGGGCATCGGAGTGCATATCGAACCGAGCGCTCGCGCGTGAAAAAAGCGTTTGCAGGCCCTGTGAACGAGTGTCGGACGTCCCTCAGAGCCGCTCCAGCACCGCGTCGGCGTCGTAGTTCAGCGTCAGTTCCCGCGAGCGGCCCCGTCCCTCCACGTCGGCGTAGCTGGCGGTGATGATCCCCAGCTGGTCGAGCTTGTTCGTCACCTCGGAGTAGCGGGTGTAGCCCAGCCCGGTCTCGTCGTTGAACACGTCGTAGATGTCGCCGGCGCGCTTGCCGTCGTGCTCGGCGATCACCTCCAGCAGGGCGCTCTCGGCCTCCGAGAGTTCCTGCAGGCGCCGCGAGAGGTGGACGTACTTGGACTTGTCGTAGGCCTTCTCGACGTCCTGCATCTCGATGGCCTTGCTCGCGCGCATCTCGGCGTTGAGCCCCGCACGGCGCATCAGGTCGATGCCGACGCGCAGGTCCCCGCCCTGTTCCTCGGTACACTCGGCGACCCGGTCGAGGACCGGCGCGTCCATCACGCCCTCGTGGAACCCCCGGTCGACCCGCTCTTCGAGGATGTCGACGATCTCCGTCTGGTCGTACTTCGGGAAGTACACGTCCTCCGGACGGAAGACGCTCTGGACGCGCGTGTCCAGCGCGTCGATCACGTCGAGATCCAGGTCCGAGGAGATGCAGACGACGCCGATCTTCGCGCCGCCCTGCTCCTCGTGCGCGCGCAGGAGCGAGTAGAGGGTGTCGGAGGCCTCGTCCTCGTAGAAGAGGTAGTTCACGTCGTCGAGCGCGACCGCCAGCACGCGGTCGTCGTCGACCAGCTGGTCGGTGATCTGGGAGAACAGCTTCTTGAACGAGATGCCCGAGGAGGGCGGCTCGTAGTCGAACACCCCTTCGAAGAGCCGCGAGAACACCGAGTACCGGGTGGAGTTGACCTGGCAGTTGACCCGCACCGTCTTCACGTCGGTCTGGGCGCGCAGTTCGCCGAACAGCTTCTGGACCGCCGTGGTCTTGCCCGTCCCCGGCGGCCCGCGCGCGACGACGTTGAGCGGTCGCGAGCCCCGGACGGCAGGGCGGAGCGCGTACTTCAGCGTCTCCATCTGCGTGTCGCGGTGGAGAAACGTCTCCGGCAGGTAGTCGATCTCGAAGACGTGTTCGTCGCGGAACACCGACTCGTCCCACGACAGCATCCCCTCCTCGGGGTCCTCCGTCATTACTTTCACCACGCTCCCCGCGCCACTTAACCGTTTGCCAGTCGGGGCGAAAGTGGAACGCAACCGCCAGCAGACGGTATGTTTTCCCGACCGTCGGGCCGAAAACTGGTCGGCGTCCCGCGGAACCGCCCTGGGCTCGACGGAAGTGAAGCGGGCGTCGGGCGGTTCGACGAGTGGTGTCGCGCGGCGATGGATCGAAGCCGAGCCGGCGGGACGCTCCCCCAGTATGGAGCCGACCGAGGCGACGCTCTGCCATCCCGTCGTCGACGACTCGATGCACGTCCACGTCTTCGCCGCGACGGCGTCGAGAGCGAGCCCGAGACGACCGAGGAGGCCGTCCCGGAGTGGTACCCCACGGAGGCGGTACCCTACGACGAGATGTGGATCGACGACCGGGTGTGGCTCCCGCATCTCGTCGCCGGCGAAACCTTCCGCGGGACGTTCGTACTGAGCGACGACGGCGAGTCACTGGTGCGCTACGAGATGGACATCGGCGTCGCCGTGGAGTGAGTCGGCGGTCAGTGCAGAGTGTTGTGGTTGCAGTGCGGTCGGCGCGTGCTGTCGAGCGTGCCCGCCTTTTGGCGGGCCGCTCGAAATAGCCGCGCGAGGGATGAGAGAGCCGAAGGCGAGCGAATCGGCTGGGGAGGCTCGTGGCTGCCTGCGGTGCTGTGCGGGGCAGTTACCGTTGCGGTGCCGTGCGGTCCCTGGTGGACTGAACGGGCGAGGCGTGCTCGCGCCGGTAGTCGCCTGAGCGGCCACTATCCGCGCGGGCGGTGCCGAGAGCGCGGATATCCCGCTCAGCGACCGCGAGCGCGTCGAGGACGTTCATCGCGTGCTGTCATCTGCAGTCACGATCGTCCCCGTTTCTTCCACGAATGAGCAACTCGAAACCACTGCTCAACTCGCAACCCGAACAGACCATCGTCGCGATGCTCCCGGCAGGGCTTTTGCGTCGTCGCCACGTAGCGCCGGCCAGTCATGCAACTCGACGCCGACAGCGCGGCGGTCGTCGTGGTGGACATGCAGAACGGGTTCTGCCACCCCGACGGCAGCCTCCACGCACCGGGGAGCGAAGACGCGATCGAACCCGTCGGCGAGGCGGTGTCGACGGCCCGCGAGGCGGGCGCCGAGGTCGTCTGGACCCGCGACGTACACCCGCCCGAGCAGTTCGAGGACGCCCACTACTACGACGAGTTCGACCGCTGGGGCGAACACGTCCTCGAAGGCTCCTGGGAGGCGGAGATCGTCGACGGGCTCGACCCCCGTAAGGAGGACCTGGAGGTCGTGAAACACACCTACGACGCCTTCTACGAGACCCAGCTGGAGGGGTGGCTCGACGCCCACGACATCGACGACCTGGTGATCTGCGGGACGCTGGCGAACGTCTGCGTGCTCCACACCGCCTCCAGCGCGGGCCTGCGAGACTACCGGCCGGTGCTGGTCGAGGACGCCGTCGGCCACATCGAGGAAGGTCACCGCGAGTACGCCCTGGAACACGCCGATTTCCTGTTCGGCGAGGTCGCGCCGCTGGCCGACATCGAGTTCGCCTGAATGGATCCCGACACCGATCCCGGTCGGCTCCGCAGATACGAACCGCGGGACCGAGATGCCGTCTGGAGTCTGCACCGGACCGCGCTACGCGACGCCGGCTCGAACCCCGAAGACGTGCCCGACAACGACGACATCCGCGCTATCGAGGCGAACTACCTCGACACAGGCGGGGAGTTCCTCGTGGTCGAAGTCGGCGGCCAGGACGGGGACGGCGAGGTCGTCGCGATGGGCGGGCTCGCCGTCGAGGGCGAGGAGATCCCCGACGGAGCGGGCGAACTACTGCGGATCGCGGTCCACATCGACCACCAGCGCGAGGGCTACGGCGGCCGGGTCGTCGCCGGGCTGGAGGACGCGGCCCGCGAGCGCGGGCTCGACCGGGTGTTCCTCTGGACCGCCCAGCGCCAGCGGTCGGCCGTCCGCTTCTACCGCTCGCGAGGCTACGAGGGCACCGACCACCGGACCGAGGGCGAGTACGAACTGCTGCGCTTCGAGAAGGCGCTGGGCTAGCGGGACGCTCGGACGGACGGATCCGCCGGTCAGCGTCGTCTGACCGCGAGCGCCGCCGCGAGTGCGAGCGACGACCGTCGCGGTCTCGCGATCGGGCATTGCGAGCGATCGGCGCGGACGCAGGATATCTCTTCTAGTCAGAACAAACTGTTTTCGATAGGGCGAGCGTCCGGGTCGGGGGAACCGCGCCTCGACTATCGCCGGCGGAACTCGACCGAGACGGCGTCGCCGACGGAGAGCGACATCGACTCGTCGACGAGTTTCACGGCCGCCCGTTCCCGGCCGAGCGCGAGCGCCAGACCGGTGATCGGTTCGCCGTCGGCCAGCACCGTCGGGTCCGTCCAGGCCACGTCGCGGCCGTCCACGCTCCCGACGCGCTCGCCGAGGAGGAACGCGTCGGACGGCCGGCCCCGGGCGCGGAGCAGCCCGCCGCAGTCGTAGTGGGGGAGCCCGCCGTCGAGGACTCCGATGGACTCGCCCCCCGCGTCCGTCGCGGCGAGGCCGGCGAAGCGCTCGCCCGGGGCGGGGTGGGTCGGCGAGTCGAGGACCGCGTAGGTGTCGCCCGCCGCGACCACCGTCCCGGTCCCGTCCCAGTCGAGCGCGTCGACGCCCAGCGTCGGGTCGATCTCGACCGGCAGCGACCCCGCGGCGCGGTGGTGGTTCGCGCCGTGCTCGCGAAACCCCAGGTGGAGGTGGTTGGCGACCCACGGCGCGAAGAACCCGGCGCGGACGAGTCGACCCAGCGAGTCGCCCACTGCGACGCGCTCGCCCGGTTCGACGGCGGGGTCGACGTGCAGGACGCGCGCGACGGCGTCGCCGGCGTCGACGAGGATCAGGTGGTCCTCCTCGGCCGCGTACGGTCGTGACGGCGCCCGCACGGTCCGGGTCTCGACCACCTCGCCCGCGACCGGCGAGGGCGCGTCGATCCGAGGGCCGTCCTCGGGGTTCGGCCGGAGCGTGTCGCCGCCGGCGTCGCCGGGGTACAGGTCGACTGCGCAGCCGCGGTCGTGGGCGTCGAACGGCGAGTCGTAGAGGGTGACCCGTCGGAAAGGGGCGAGCGACTCGGCGGACAGCGTGACGGCCATCGGCGGCGGTTGGGCGAGCGGACACATTACGGTCGCGCTTCCGGGTCGAACGCGGACCACGCCGCTCGCGGCCCGAACCGAACACTCCCTCGGGGTCGCCGACAGGGATTTGACCGCGAATTCGAATATTCGGACGATACGCCGGTGCGGCGGCGACGCTGACACTCACCGGTACCCTCCCGGTCGGCGATAGCGCGACGAACGACTCCGCGGAGACCGGCCGCTTCGGCGGGCGGGCCACGGCGACGCCGGCCAGCGACGCGACGGTGACGGTCCCCCGACGGCGTCGAGGCGGCCGACCGAACCCGCGGGGCCGCCCGCACCGGGCAGAACCCGGTTCCGTATCGCGATATGGGATTTATCCCAGTTCGCACACCCCTCTCTCGTCGGTTCGAACACGAACGAGAACCGGTTAGTCAGGCGGGGTCAGCGGCGGATTCGCGGTCGCAGGCGACGCGGTCGCCCACGGAGAGCGTCGCGGGGGCGCCGGGGACGCGGGTGTTGACCATCAGGCGGTAGAAGTGGTCGTACCAGTCGCGGTCGACCCACTCGGGGAGGGTCGCCCGGCGGCGCTCGACGAACCGCTCGCGGAACCCGTCGTCGGACTCCCCGGTGTCCGGGTCCCGCGTCGGAACGACGCAGCGCTGACAGGGGTTGACGCCGGCGAACTCGACGCCGCCGACCGAGAAGCCGACGGTCGACGCCCGGTCGGCGTACAGCCGGTCCTCCCAGAAGGCGGGCGCGTCGACGACGAGGTTCGGCCGGAAACGCCGCCGCAGTTCCGCCGCGTCGACGGCCGGGCGGCCGGACTCGCCGTCGAACCACGACGCGACGGCCTCCAGGGTCGCCGTCGAGATGAGCGTCGGGCCGCCCGCCGACGTGTCGTCGGGGTGCCCCTGTTCGTCGTCGCGTCGGACGGTCACGTCGTAGCCGAAGAACTCCGAGAGCCACGCTTCGAGTTCGCCGCGGTCGGCCTCGGGGTCGAATCGGGCCCACTCGTCGCTCCCCTGCTCGCGCAGACGGACCTCGCCCGCGCCGAAGTCGAACTCGGAGCGGATCCGGTGGACCCGTCGTTCGTTTTTCCCGTTGACGTAGTCGCCGTCGGCGTCGAACAGCGCGTAGCGGCGGTCGGACTCGATGGCGCCCGAGTCGGCCAACCGGACCGACTCGACGGGTTCGGGGTCGAGCGACTTGACGGGGTAGACCCGGATCTCGGAGAGCGGTGGCATACCTCCCGTTCGCGGCGCCCGCCCCTTCAGGTTGCGGTTGCCGCGACGCCTGCCGCCGGCCGAACGCGTGCGGCCGTGGCGGGCCGGGGCGGTCACGATTCGCCGGCGAACGCCGTCAGGACGGCCGACTCCGCCCGCCGCAGGAGTTCCCCCGCCGTGCTGGGTGCGCAGTCCAGTGCCGTCGCCACGTCCGCGACCGAGCCCGACCGGTCCACGTCGTAGTAGCCGACGGCGACGGCGGCTTCCAGCGCCTCTCGCTGGCGGTCGGTCAGCCGCGCGGGCTCGGGCCAGCGGCGGAACTCGCGGACGCGAACGACCTCGGTGTCGAAGGCGGCGTCCAGATCCCGGTAAAACTCCGCGAGCGCGTCCGACTCGCCGACGGCCTCGAACCGCGCCGCGCCGGACCCCCGGAAGGAGACGGGCGGGACGAAGGCGACCCGTGAGTCGGCGACCGCTTCCAGCGCGGCCTCGGGGAGTTCGTAGGCCGACTGCCGGACGAACGCGTAGGTCCCCCCGTCGGCGGCCACCAGCCGCGTTTCGGTCGCCGAATCGACCGCGTCGAGCACCTCGTTCACGGCCGCCGGCTCCGCGTCGAACCAGGTGAGCGTGGTCACGTCGGCCGTCGGCCCCCAGATCAGCAGCTCGGCCCGCGTCACCGGCCCGTCACCCGTCAGTCGCCGATGGAGCGGGTGGGCCGCCTCAGGCGGGTACGTCGTCTCGAAGGTGACCTGCCGCATCGCTCGCTCCGTCGTGCTCAATATAAAAGACCGTACTGATCCGGGACAACGACCGAGGGTCCGGCTCGCCTACGATCGATCGATGACTCACTCGACGCCCGCTCGTGAGCGTCCCAACGGGACCGACACCCTGTCGCCGGAAGCCGGGGGGAGCGGCGCCGCCCCGAC
The window above is part of the Halosimplex rubrum genome. Proteins encoded here:
- a CDS encoding NUDIX hydrolase codes for the protein MDRSRAGGTLPQYGADRGDALPSRRRRLDARPRLRRDGVESEPETTEEAVPEWYPTEAVPYDEMWIDDRVWLPHLVAGETFRGTFVLSDDGESLVRYEMDIGVAVE
- a CDS encoding cysteine hydrolase family protein translates to MQLDADSAAVVVVDMQNGFCHPDGSLHAPGSEDAIEPVGEAVSTAREAGAEVVWTRDVHPPEQFEDAHYYDEFDRWGEHVLEGSWEAEIVDGLDPRKEDLEVVKHTYDAFYETQLEGWLDAHDIDDLVICGTLANVCVLHTASSAGLRDYRPVLVEDAVGHIEEGHREYALEHADFLFGEVAPLADIEFA
- a CDS encoding GNAT family N-acetyltransferase, whose product is MDPDTDPGRLRRYEPRDRDAVWSLHRTALRDAGSNPEDVPDNDDIRAIEANYLDTGGEFLVVEVGGQDGDGEVVAMGGLAVEGEEIPDGAGELLRIAVHIDHQREGYGGRVVAGLEDAARERGLDRVFLWTAQRQRSAVRFYRSRGYEGTDHRTEGEYELLRFEKALG
- a CDS encoding MOSC domain-containing protein, translated to MPPLSEIRVYPVKSLDPEPVESVRLADSGAIESDRRYALFDADGDYVNGKNERRVHRIRSEFDFGAGEVRLREQGSDEWARFDPEADRGELEAWLSEFFGYDVTVRRDDEQGHPDDTSAGGPTLISTATLEAVASWFDGESGRPAVDAAELRRRFRPNLVVDAPAFWEDRLYADRASTVGFSVGGVEFAGVNPCQRCVVPTRDPDTGESDDGFRERFVERRRATLPEWVDRDWYDHFYRLMVNTRVPGAPATLSVGDRVACDRESAADPA
- a CDS encoding helix-turn-helix domain-containing protein produces the protein MRQVTFETTYPPEAAHPLHRRLTGDGPVTRAELLIWGPTADVTTLTWFDAEPAAVNEVLDAVDSATETRLVAADGGTYAFVRQSAYELPEAALEAVADSRVAFVPPVSFRGSGAARFEAVGESDALAEFYRDLDAAFDTEVVRVREFRRWPEPARLTDRQREALEAAVAVGYYDVDRSGSVADVATALDCAPSTAGELLRRAESAVLTAFAGES